One stretch of Pseudomonas sp. NC02 DNA includes these proteins:
- the dapD gene encoding 2,3,4,5-tetrahydropyridine-2,6-dicarboxylate N-succinyltransferase, which translates to MSNSLFSLGFGVGTQNRQGAWLEVFYAQPLLNPSAEIIAAIAPILGYTEGNQAITFTVTQALQLADALKGVDAAQAALLSRLAESHTPLVATLLAEDAALTSTPEAYLKLHLLSHRLVKPHGLSLAGVFPQLPNVAWTSQGAIDINELAERQLEARLRGDLLEVFSVDKFPKMTDYVVPSGVRIADAARIRLGAYVGEGTTVMHEGFVNFNAGTEGPGMIEGRVSAGVFVGKGSDLGGGCSTMGTLSGGGNIVIKVGEGCLIGANAGIGIPLGDRNTVESGLYVTAGTKVALLDEQNQLVKVVKARELAGQPDLLFRRNSETGAVECKTHKSAIELNAALHAHN; encoded by the coding sequence ATGTCCAATTCCCTGTTCAGCCTGGGCTTCGGCGTCGGCACTCAGAACCGCCAAGGTGCTTGGCTGGAAGTGTTTTACGCACAACCGCTGCTCAATCCATCGGCTGAAATCATCGCGGCCATCGCGCCGATCCTCGGTTACACCGAAGGCAACCAGGCGATCACTTTCACCGTCACCCAGGCCCTGCAACTGGCTGACGCGCTCAAGGGCGTCGACGCTGCCCAAGCCGCCCTGTTGAGCCGCCTGGCTGAAAGCCACACGCCGCTGGTCGCCACCCTGCTGGCCGAAGACGCCGCACTGACCTCCACGCCTGAGGCCTACCTCAAGCTGCACCTGCTGTCCCATCGCCTGGTCAAGCCTCACGGCCTGAGCCTGGCCGGTGTGTTCCCGCAGTTGCCGAACGTGGCCTGGACCAGCCAGGGCGCAATCGACATCAATGAGCTGGCCGAGCGTCAACTGGAAGCGCGCCTGCGTGGCGACCTGCTGGAAGTGTTCTCGGTGGACAAGTTCCCGAAGATGACCGACTACGTGGTGCCGAGCGGCGTGCGTATCGCTGATGCCGCGCGCATCCGCCTGGGCGCCTACGTAGGCGAAGGCACCACCGTGATGCACGAAGGTTTCGTCAACTTCAACGCCGGTACCGAAGGCCCGGGCATGATCGAAGGCCGCGTGTCGGCTGGCGTGTTCGTCGGCAAGGGTTCGGACCTGGGCGGCGGTTGCTCCACCATGGGCACCCTGTCGGGTGGCGGCAACATCGTGATCAAGGTCGGCGAAGGCTGCCTGATCGGCGCCAACGCCGGTATCGGTATCCCGTTGGGCGACCGCAACACCGTGGAGTCGGGCCTGTACGTGACCGCCGGCACCAAGGTTGCGCTGCTGGACGAGCAGAACCAGCTGGTCAAGGTGGTCAAGGCCCGCGAGCTGGCCGGCCAACCGGACCTGCTGTTCCGCCGCAACTCCGAGACCGGTGCCGTGGAGTGCAAAACCCACAAATCGGCCATCGAACTGAACGCAGCGCTGCACGCT
- a CDS encoding ArsC family reductase, translated as MTASSKTLHLFGIKACDTMKKARTWLDEHAIQYEFHDYKTAGIDREHLTQWCNEHGWQVVLNRAGTTFRKLEDERKADLDQAKAIELMLAQPSMIKRPVLDLGDKTLIGFKPDSYSAALK; from the coding sequence TTGACCGCTTCAAGCAAAACGTTGCACCTTTTCGGCATCAAAGCCTGCGACACCATGAAAAAGGCGCGCACCTGGCTCGATGAGCACGCTATCCAGTATGAGTTTCATGACTACAAGACGGCCGGTATCGACCGCGAACACTTGACCCAATGGTGCAATGAGCACGGTTGGCAGGTGGTTTTGAACCGTGCGGGCACCACCTTTCGCAAACTCGAAGACGAACGCAAAGCCGATCTCGACCAAGCGAAAGCCATTGAATTGATGCTCGCGCAACCCTCGATGATCAAGCGCCCGGTGCTTGATCTCGGTGACAAAACCCTGATTGGCTTCAAGCCAGATAGCTATTCGGCGGCCCTCAAGTAG
- a CDS encoding Na+/H+ antiporter, producing the protein MQTAYTVLILLMLVSVSRLVGRVIPLPLPLVQIAAGALLAWPTLGLHVALDPELFLFLFLPPLLFSDGWRMPKRELWRLRGPILTLAVGLVLFTVVGAGYFIHWLLPSIPLPVAFALAAVLSPTDAVAVSAISQNRLPTPLMHMLQGEALMNDASGLVTFKFALAAALTGVFSLADASLTFVLVAVGGLAVGVALSWLVGRLRAWMIARGWDDPATHVVFMLLLPFAAYVLAERLGASGILSAVAAGMMQSWLDLLPRQTSTRLLNRSVWSLLEFAFNGLIFLLLGLQLPDIIKAVVSHEPTLWPTLLYRCLDVIAIFLVLVVLRFIWVQSIWRLSGLLRRIRGKSELTLVPTARSCWLLTVGGVRGAVTLAGVMSVPLLLAPGQDFPERDLLIFIAAGVILLSLVAACIALPLLLRGIEKSPDEKRHNEVREAWKKTAVAAIHALEAEEPAEAAPQDAAQAALATELKARLMSEYRHQLEVFNDSAEAQALALQMDQLERKLRLKALRAQRLELYSLSRHHQIGDDVLREVLADLDMSEANLGHIK; encoded by the coding sequence ATGCAAACCGCCTACACCGTACTTATCCTGCTGATGCTGGTCAGCGTTTCGCGCCTTGTCGGGCGTGTGATCCCACTGCCGTTGCCACTGGTGCAGATCGCCGCCGGTGCGTTGCTGGCCTGGCCGACCCTGGGGCTGCATGTCGCCCTGGACCCTGAGTTGTTTCTTTTCCTGTTTCTGCCGCCGCTGCTGTTCTCCGATGGCTGGCGCATGCCCAAGCGTGAATTGTGGCGCCTGCGCGGGCCGATCCTGACGCTGGCGGTGGGGTTGGTGCTGTTTACGGTGGTGGGGGCCGGTTACTTCATTCACTGGTTGTTGCCGAGTATTCCCCTGCCGGTGGCCTTCGCCCTGGCGGCCGTGTTGTCGCCGACGGATGCCGTGGCGGTGTCGGCCATTTCCCAGAACCGCTTGCCGACGCCACTGATGCACATGCTCCAGGGCGAGGCGTTGATGAATGATGCCTCGGGCCTGGTGACCTTCAAGTTCGCCCTGGCGGCGGCGCTGACCGGCGTGTTCTCGCTGGCGGATGCGAGCCTCACCTTTGTGCTGGTGGCCGTGGGTGGGCTGGCGGTCGGTGTGGCGTTGAGCTGGCTGGTCGGCCGCCTGCGTGCCTGGATGATCGCCCGGGGCTGGGACGACCCGGCGACGCACGTGGTGTTCATGTTGTTGCTGCCATTCGCCGCCTACGTGCTGGCGGAACGCCTTGGCGCATCGGGCATCCTGTCGGCGGTGGCTGCGGGCATGATGCAAAGCTGGCTCGACCTGCTGCCGCGCCAGACCAGCACCCGGTTGCTCAATCGCAGCGTCTGGTCGCTGCTGGAGTTTGCGTTCAACGGCTTGATCTTCCTGCTGCTGGGCCTGCAACTGCCTGACATCATCAAGGCGGTGGTCAGCCATGAGCCGACGCTGTGGCCGACCTTGTTGTATCGCTGCCTGGACGTGATCGCGATTTTCCTGGTGCTGGTGGTGTTGCGGTTTATCTGGGTGCAAAGCATCTGGCGACTGTCGGGTTTATTGCGCCGGATTCGTGGGAAAAGTGAGCTGACGCTGGTGCCCACCGCGCGGTCCTGCTGGTTGCTGACCGTCGGTGGCGTACGCGGTGCCGTGACCCTGGCGGGTGTGATGTCAGTACCGTTACTGCTTGCGCCGGGGCAGGATTTTCCCGAGCGCGACCTGCTGATCTTCATCGCCGCCGGTGTGATCCTGCTTTCGCTCGTCGCGGCCTGCATCGCTTTGCCGCTGCTGTTGCGCGGCATCGAGAAGAGCCCGGATGAGAAACGCCACAATGAAGTGCGCGAGGCCTGGAAGAAGACCGCCGTGGCTGCTATCCATGCCCTGGAAGCCGAAGAACCCGCTGAAGCTGCACCCCAGGATGCCGCCCAAGCAGCCTTGGCCACCGAGCTCAAGGCGCGGTTGATGTCGGAGTATCGTCATCAACTGGAAGTGTTCAACGATTCGGCCGAAGCCCAGGCGCTGGCGTTGCAGATGGATCAACTGGAGCGCAAGTTGCGGCTCAAGGCCCTGCGGGCGCAGCGTCTGGAACTGTATAGCCTGAGCCGTCACCATCAGATTGGTGATGATGTGCTACGGGAGGTGTTGGCGGATCTGGATATGAGCGAGGCGAATCTGGGTCATATCAAATAA
- the dapC gene encoding succinyldiaminopimelate transaminase has translation MNNALNQLQPYPFEKLRVLLGSVTPNPDKRPIALSIGEPKHKSPQFVAEALANNLDQMAVYPTTLGIPALREAIGAWCERRFSVPKGWLDPARNILPVNGTREALFAFTQTVVNRGDDALVVSPNPFYQIYEGAAFLAGAKPHYLPCLDENGFNPDFDAVSPDIWKRCQILFLCSPGNPTGALIPVDTLKKLIALADEYDFVIAADECYSELYFDEQTPPPGLLSACVELGRQDFKRCVVFHSLSKRSNLPGLRSGFVAGDADILKGFLLYRTYHGCAMPVQTQLASIAAWQDEAHVQANRDLYREKFDAVLTILKPVLDVQNPDGGFYLWPNVKGDDAAFCRDLFVEEHVTVVPGSYLSREVDGVNPGAGRVRLALVAPLAECVEAATRIRDFITRNK, from the coding sequence ATGAACAACGCCCTGAACCAGCTGCAGCCCTACCCGTTCGAGAAATTGCGCGTCCTGCTGGGCAGCGTCACGCCGAACCCGGACAAACGCCCCATCGCCCTGTCCATCGGTGAGCCGAAGCACAAATCCCCGCAGTTTGTCGCCGAGGCGCTGGCCAACAACCTGGACCAGATGGCGGTGTACCCCACCACCCTGGGCATTCCCGCCCTGCGCGAAGCCATTGGCGCCTGGTGTGAACGTCGTTTCAGCGTGCCCAAGGGCTGGCTGGACCCGGCGCGCAACATCCTGCCGGTGAATGGCACCCGTGAAGCGCTGTTCGCCTTCACCCAGACCGTGGTCAACCGTGGCGACGACGCGCTGGTGGTCAGCCCGAACCCGTTCTACCAGATCTACGAAGGGGCGGCGTTCCTCGCCGGGGCCAAGCCGCATTACCTGCCGTGCCTGGATGAAAACGGCTTCAACCCGGATTTCGACGCGGTATCGCCGGACATCTGGAAACGCTGCCAGATCCTGTTCCTGTGCTCGCCAGGCAACCCCACCGGTGCACTGATTCCCGTCGACACCCTGAAAAAGCTGATCGCCCTGGCCGACGAATACGACTTCGTGATCGCCGCCGACGAGTGCTACAGCGAGCTGTACTTCGACGAACAAACCCCGCCGCCAGGCCTGCTCAGCGCCTGCGTGGAACTGGGCCGCCAGGACTTCAAGCGTTGCGTGGTGTTCCACAGCCTGTCCAAGCGCTCCAACCTGCCGGGCCTGCGTTCGGGCTTTGTGGCCGGCGACGCCGATATCCTCAAGGGCTTCCTGCTGTACCGCACCTACCACGGTTGCGCGATGCCGGTGCAAACCCAACTGGCGAGCATTGCTGCCTGGCAGGACGAAGCCCACGTGCAGGCCAACCGTGATCTGTACCGGGAAAAGTTCGATGCCGTGCTGACGATCCTGAAGCCGGTGCTGGACGTGCAAAACCCGGACGGCGGCTTCTACCTGTGGCCGAACGTGAAGGGCGACGATGCGGCGTTCTGCCGGGACTTGTTCGTGGAAGAACACGTGACCGTGGTACCGGGCTCGTACCTGTCGCGGGAAGTGGACGGGGTCAACCCGGGCGCCGGGCGTGTGCGCCTGGCGCTGGTCGCGCCGCTGGCGGAGTGCGTGGAAGCGGCGACGCGGATTCGCGACTTTATTACCCGCAATAAATAA
- a CDS encoding [protein-PII] uridylyltransferase: MPQVDPELFDRGQFQAELALKASPIAAFKKAIRQAREVLDGRFRTGRDIRRLIEDRAWFVDNILQKAWEQFSWSEDADIALVAVGGYGRGELHPYSDIDLLILLDSADHEIFRDSIERFLTLLWDIGLEVGQSVRSVDECAQEARADLTVITNLMESRTIAGPERLRQRMLEVTSTAHMWPSKDFFLAKRAEQKARHHKYNDTEYNLEPNVKGSPGGLRDIQTILWVARRQYGTLNLRALAGEGFLVESENALLASSQEFLWKVRYALHMLAGRSEDRLLFDHQRSIATLLGFEGEDAKTSIESFMQQYYRVVMSIAQLSDLIIQHFEEVILAPEDEAPPQPINARFQLHDGYIEARNDNVFKRTPFAMLEIFVLMAQQPEIKGVRADTIRLLRENRHLIDDDFRHDIRNTSLFIELFKCKIGIHRNLRRMNRYGILGRYLPEFGFIVGQMQHDLFHIYTVDAHTLNLIKHLRKLQYTQVSEKFPLASKLMARLPKPELIYLTGLYHDIGKGRHGDHSEIGAVDAEAFCQRHQLPLWDSRLIVWLVQNHLVMSTTAQRKDLSDPQVIHDFAQAVGDETRLDYLYVLTVSDINATNPTLWNSWRASLLRQLYTETKRALRRGLENPVDREEQIRRTQSAALDILVRGGNDPDDVEQLWSQLGDDYFLRHTAGDVAWHSDAILQQPADGGPLVLIKETTQREFEGGTQIFIYAPDQHDFFAVTVAAMDQLNLNIHDARVITSSSQFTLDTYIVLDTEGESIGDNPERVKKIRKGLTDALRNPDDYPTIIQRRVPRQLKHFAFAPEVTIHNDAQRPVTVLELSAPDRPGLLARIGTIFLEFDLSLQNAKIATLGERVEDVFFITDADNQPLSDPELCRRLQEAIVQQLSVNQETGVEMSRLSI; this comes from the coding sequence ATGCCCCAGGTGGATCCCGAACTCTTCGACCGTGGCCAGTTCCAGGCGGAACTGGCACTGAAGGCCAGCCCCATCGCCGCCTTCAAGAAGGCCATTCGTCAGGCCCGCGAGGTGCTCGACGGGCGCTTTCGTACCGGCCGCGATATCCGCCGGCTGATCGAGGACCGCGCCTGGTTCGTCGACAACATCCTGCAAAAGGCCTGGGAACAGTTCAGCTGGAGTGAAGACGCCGATATCGCCCTGGTGGCGGTCGGCGGCTACGGCCGTGGCGAACTGCACCCCTACTCCGACATCGACCTGCTGATCTTGCTGGACAGCGCCGATCACGAGATCTTTCGCGACTCCATCGAGCGTTTTCTGACGCTGTTGTGGGACATCGGCCTGGAAGTCGGCCAAAGCGTACGCTCGGTGGACGAGTGTGCCCAGGAAGCCCGCGCCGACCTGACGGTGATCACCAACCTGATGGAAAGCCGCACCATCGCCGGCCCCGAGCGCCTGCGCCAGCGCATGCTGGAAGTCACCAGCACCGCGCACATGTGGCCGAGCAAGGACTTCTTCCTGGCCAAGCGTGCCGAGCAGAAAGCCCGGCACCACAAGTACAACGACACCGAATACAACTTGGAACCCAACGTCAAAGGCTCCCCGGGCGGGCTGCGGGACATCCAGACGATTTTGTGGGTCGCCCGTCGCCAGTACGGCACCCTGAACCTGCGCGCCCTGGCCGGGGAAGGCTTCCTGGTGGAGAGCGAAAACGCCCTGCTGGCCTCCTCCCAGGAATTCCTCTGGAAAGTGCGCTACGCGCTGCACATGCTGGCCGGGCGCTCCGAAGACCGCCTGCTGTTCGACCACCAGCGCTCCATCGCCACCCTGCTGGGGTTTGAAGGCGAAGACGCGAAGACCAGCATCGAAAGTTTCATGCAGCAGTACTACCGCGTGGTAATGAGCATTGCCCAGCTCAGCGACCTGATCATCCAGCACTTCGAAGAAGTGATCCTGGCCCCGGAAGACGAAGCACCGCCGCAGCCGATCAACGCGCGCTTCCAGCTCCACGATGGCTATATCGAGGCACGCAACGACAACGTGTTCAAACGCACGCCGTTCGCCATGCTGGAAATCTTCGTGTTGATGGCCCAGCAGCCGGAAATCAAGGGCGTACGCGCCGACACCATTCGCCTGCTGCGGGAAAACCGTCACCTGATCGACGACGATTTCCGCCACGACATCCGCAATACCAGTCTGTTTATCGAGCTGTTCAAGTGCAAGATCGGCATCCACCGCAACCTGCGTCGCATGAACCGCTACGGGATCCTGGGGCGCTACCTGCCGGAGTTCGGTTTTATCGTCGGGCAGATGCAGCACGACCTGTTCCACATCTACACGGTGGACGCCCACACCCTGAACCTGATCAAGCACCTGCGTAAGTTGCAGTACACCCAGGTGTCAGAGAAATTCCCACTGGCCAGCAAGCTCATGGCGCGTCTGCCCAAGCCGGAATTGATCTACCTCACCGGCCTGTACCACGACATCGGCAAGGGCCGGCATGGTGATCACTCGGAAATTGGCGCAGTGGACGCCGAAGCGTTCTGCCAGCGTCACCAGTTGCCGCTGTGGGACAGCCGCCTGATTGTGTGGCTGGTGCAGAACCACCTGGTGATGTCCACCACCGCCCAGCGCAAGGACTTGTCCGACCCGCAGGTGATCCATGATTTCGCCCAGGCCGTCGGCGACGAAACCCGCCTCGACTACCTGTACGTGCTCACCGTGTCCGACATCAACGCCACCAACCCGACGCTGTGGAATTCCTGGCGCGCCAGCCTGTTGCGCCAGCTCTACACCGAGACCAAGCGCGCGCTGCGTCGCGGCCTGGAGAACCCGGTGGACCGCGAAGAGCAGATCCGCCGCACCCAAAGCGCGGCCCTGGATATTCTGGTGCGTGGCGGCAACGACCCGGACGACGTCGAGCAACTCTGGTCGCAACTGGGAGACGACTACTTCCTGCGCCACACCGCCGGCGACGTGGCCTGGCACAGCGACGCGATCCTGCAGCAGCCGGCCGATGGCGGCCCACTGGTGCTGATCAAGGAAACCACCCAGCGCGAGTTCGAGGGTGGCACCCAGATCTTCATCTACGCGCCCGACCAGCACGACTTCTTCGCCGTGACCGTGGCGGCGATGGACCAGCTCAACCTGAACATTCACGACGCCCGGGTCATCACCTCCAGCAGCCAGTTCACCCTCGACACCTACATCGTGCTCGACACGGAAGGCGAGTCCATCGGCGACAACCCGGAGCGGGTGAAAAAGATCCGCAAAGGCCTGACCGACGCGCTGCGCAATCCTGACGACTACCCGACCATCATCCAGCGTCGGGTGCCGCGCCAGCTCAAGCACTTTGCTTTTGCCCCCGAGGTGACCATCCACAACGACGCCCAGCGCCCGGTGACGGTGCTGGAACTCAGCGCGCCGGACCGCCCGGGCCTGCTGGCACGGATCGGCACGATATTCCTGGAGTTCGACCTGTCGTTGCAGAACGCCAAGATTGCGACCCTGGGCGAGCGGGTGGAAGACGTGTTCTTCATTACCGATGCCGACAACCAGCCGCTTTCCGACCCTGAACTGTGCCGACGCTTGCAGGAAGCCATCGTCCAGCAGTTGAGCGTCAATCAGGAGACCGGCGTCGAGATGTCACGCTTGAGCATCTGA
- the map gene encoding type I methionyl aminopeptidase: MTVTLKTAEDIAGMRVAGKLAADVLEMIAEHVKPGVTTEALDRICHDYIVDVQKAIPAPLNYKGFPKSICTSINHVVCHGIPGDKPLKDGDTLNIDVTVIKDGYHGDTSRMFHVGTVPVWAERLSQVTQECMYKAIEIVKPGCRLGDIGEIIQKHAEKNGFSVVREFCGHGIGKVFHEEPQILHYGRAGTGMELKAGMTFTIEPMINQGKADTKVLGDGWTAITKDRKLSAQWEHTLLVTDTGYEIFTLRADDTIPRVSA, encoded by the coding sequence ATGACCGTAACCCTCAAAACCGCCGAAGATATCGCTGGCATGCGTGTTGCCGGCAAACTGGCTGCCGACGTCCTGGAAATGATTGCCGAACACGTCAAGCCCGGCGTCACCACCGAAGCGCTGGACCGCATTTGCCACGACTATATCGTCGACGTGCAAAAGGCCATCCCTGCGCCGCTGAACTACAAGGGTTTCCCCAAGTCGATCTGCACCTCGATCAACCACGTGGTGTGCCACGGGATTCCCGGCGACAAGCCGCTGAAGGACGGCGACACCCTGAACATCGACGTCACCGTCATCAAGGACGGCTACCACGGCGACACCAGCCGCATGTTCCACGTCGGCACCGTGCCGGTCTGGGCCGAGCGCCTGTCGCAAGTCACCCAGGAATGCATGTACAAGGCCATCGAGATCGTCAAGCCTGGCTGCCGCCTGGGCGACATCGGTGAAATCATCCAGAAGCACGCTGAAAAGAACGGCTTCTCGGTGGTGCGCGAGTTCTGCGGCCACGGCATCGGCAAGGTGTTCCACGAAGAGCCACAGATCCTGCACTACGGCCGCGCCGGCACCGGCATGGAGCTCAAGGCAGGCATGACCTTCACCATCGAGCCGATGATCAACCAGGGCAAGGCCGACACCAAGGTGCTGGGCGACGGCTGGACCGCCATCACCAAGGACCGCAAGCTCTCGGCGCAGTGGGAACACACCCTGCTGGTGACCGACACCGGCTACGAGATCTTCACCCTGCGTGCCGACGACACGATTCCCCGCGTTTCGGCGTAA
- the rpsB gene encoding 30S ribosomal protein S2 — MSQVNMRDMLKAGVHFGHQTRYWNPKMGKYIFGARNKIHIINLEKTLPMFNEALTFVERLAQGKNKILFVGTKRSAGKIVAEEAARCGSPYVDHRWLGGMLTNFKTIRASIKRLRDLEVQAEDGTFAKLTKKEALMRTRDLEKLDRSLGGIKDMGGLPDALFVIDVDHERIAITEANKLGIPVIGVVDTNSSPEGVDYIIPGNDDAIRAIQLYMGSMADAVIRGRNHVAGGTEQFVEEAPVAAAE; from the coding sequence ATGTCCCAAGTCAACATGCGCGATATGCTGAAGGCCGGTGTGCACTTCGGTCACCAGACCCGTTACTGGAACCCGAAAATGGGTAAGTACATTTTCGGCGCGCGTAACAAGATCCACATCATCAACCTTGAAAAAACCCTGCCAATGTTCAACGAAGCTCTGACTTTCGTAGAGCGCCTGGCCCAGGGCAAAAACAAGATTCTGTTCGTCGGCACCAAGCGTTCCGCTGGCAAGATCGTTGCTGAAGAAGCAGCACGTTGCGGTTCGCCGTACGTCGATCACCGCTGGTTGGGCGGCATGCTGACCAACTTCAAAACCATCCGTGCTTCCATCAAGCGTCTGCGTGACCTTGAAGTGCAAGCCGAAGACGGTACTTTCGCCAAGCTGACCAAGAAAGAGGCGCTGATGCGCACTCGCGACCTGGAAAAGCTCGATCGTTCCCTGGGTGGTATCAAGGACATGGGCGGTCTGCCTGACGCACTGTTCGTTATCGACGTTGATCACGAGCGCATCGCGATCACCGAAGCCAACAAGCTGGGCATCCCGGTTATCGGCGTAGTCGATACCAACAGCAGCCCGGAAGGCGTTGACTACATCATCCCAGGCAACGATGACGCAATCCGCGCTATCCAGTTGTACATGGGTTCGATGGCTGACGCTGTAATCCGTGGTCGCAACCACGTTGCTGGCGGTACCGAGCAGTTCGTTGAAGAAGCTCCGGTAGCTGCAGCTGAGTAA
- the tsf gene encoding translation elongation factor Ts produces the protein MAEITAALVKELRERTGEGMMDCKKALTKAGGDIEKAIDDMRASGAIKAAKKAGNVAAEGAIAIKEDGKSAVILEVNSQTDFLALQDDFKNFVAASVEKAFADKLTDAAPLIEAQEADRLVLVGKVGENVNIRRLTRVEGDVVGAYLHGNKIGVVVALKGGNVELAKDIAMHVAASNPEFLLPSEVSAEAIEREKAVFLQLNEEKIKGKPENIVENMVKGRISKFLAEASLVEQAFVKNPEIKVGELAKKAGAEIVSFTYYKVGDGIEKPVDNFAEEVAAQLAATKK, from the coding sequence ATGGCAGAGATTACTGCAGCGTTGGTTAAAGAACTGCGTGAGCGTACCGGCGAAGGCATGATGGATTGCAAAAAGGCCTTGACCAAGGCCGGCGGCGACATCGAAAAAGCCATTGATGACATGCGTGCTTCGGGCGCCATCAAGGCTGCCAAGAAAGCAGGCAACGTCGCTGCTGAAGGCGCCATCGCAATCAAGGAAGACGGCAAATCGGCCGTTATCCTGGAAGTTAACTCGCAGACCGACTTCCTGGCCCTGCAAGACGACTTCAAGAACTTCGTCGCTGCCAGCGTTGAAAAAGCATTCGCTGACAAGCTGACCGACGCCGCTCCGCTGATCGAAGCTCAAGAAGCTGATCGTCTGGTTCTGGTGGGTAAAGTAGGCGAGAACGTTAACATTCGTCGCCTGACCCGCGTTGAAGGTGACGTTGTGGGTGCTTACCTGCACGGCAACAAGATCGGTGTTGTGGTTGCCCTGAAAGGCGGCAACGTTGAACTGGCCAAAGACATCGCTATGCACGTAGCGGCCAGCAACCCTGAATTCCTGCTGCCATCGGAAGTTTCTGCTGAAGCCATCGAACGCGAGAAAGCCGTGTTCCTGCAGCTGAACGAAGAGAAAATCAAAGGCAAGCCTGAAAACATCGTTGAAAACATGGTCAAGGGCCGTATCAGCAAGTTCCTGGCTGAGGCTTCCCTGGTTGAGCAGGCGTTCGTCAAGAACCCTGAAATCAAGGTTGGCGAACTGGCTAAGAAAGCCGGTGCTGAAATCGTTTCCTTCACCTACTACAAAGTAGGCGACGGCATCGAGAAGCCGGTCGACAACTTCGCTGAAGAAGTTGCTGCCCAGCTGGCTGCCACCAAGAAGTAA
- the pyrH gene encoding UMP kinase, with amino-acid sequence MAQQGSGHQARYKRILLKLSGEALMGSEEFGIDPKVLDRMALEVGQLVGIGVQVGLVIGGGNLFRGAALSAAGMDRVTGDHMGMLATVMNALAMRDALERANITAIVMSAISMVGVTDHYDRRKAMRHLDAKEVVIFAAGTGNPFFTTDSAACLRGIEINADVVLKATKVDGVYTADPFKDPHAEKFDHLTYDEVLDRKLGVMDLTAICLCRDHKMPLRVFNMNKPGALLNIVHGGAEGTLIEEIEQ; translated from the coding sequence ATGGCTCAGCAGGGCAGTGGTCATCAGGCTCGCTATAAACGCATTCTACTCAAGCTTAGCGGCGAGGCCCTGATGGGCTCGGAAGAGTTTGGGATCGATCCCAAAGTACTCGATCGCATGGCGCTGGAAGTCGGCCAACTGGTCGGTATCGGTGTCCAGGTCGGTCTGGTGATCGGCGGCGGCAACCTGTTCCGTGGTGCGGCACTCAGCGCTGCCGGCATGGATCGGGTGACAGGCGACCACATGGGCATGCTGGCCACTGTGATGAACGCCCTGGCCATGCGTGATGCGCTGGAGCGCGCCAATATCACCGCGATCGTGATGTCGGCTATTTCCATGGTTGGCGTAACGGATCACTATGATCGTCGCAAGGCCATGCGTCACCTGGATGCCAAGGAAGTCGTGATTTTTGCGGCCGGTACCGGCAACCCATTCTTTACCACCGATTCGGCAGCTTGCCTGCGTGGTATCGAGATCAACGCGGACGTGGTGCTCAAGGCCACCAAGGTTGACGGTGTCTACACTGCAGACCCATTCAAAGACCCGCATGCCGAGAAGTTCGATCATCTGACTTATGATGAAGTACTGGATCGCAAGCTGGGCGTGATGGACCTGACGGCAATTTGCTTGTGCCGCGACCACAAGATGCCGCTGCGCGTATTTAACATGAACAAGCCCGGCGCCCTGCTGAACATCGTACACGGCGGCGCGGAAGGGACTCTGATCGAGGAAATCGAACAATGA
- the frr gene encoding ribosome recycling factor codes for MINEIKKDAQERMQKSLESLNHAFGQIRTGKAHPSILGSVMVPYYGADTSITQVANITVKDSRTLQVVAFERNMLGAVDKAIQSAGLNLNPTNLGELLLISMPALTEETRKGFTKQARSAAEDARVAVRNIRRDALGDLKKLVKDKEISEDEERRAVADIDKLTKDAEAQITKATEDKEKDLMAV; via the coding sequence ATGATCAACGAAATCAAAAAAGACGCTCAAGAGCGCATGCAAAAATCCCTGGAATCCCTGAACCATGCGTTTGGCCAGATTCGTACCGGCAAGGCCCACCCAAGCATCCTGGGCAGCGTGATGGTGCCTTACTACGGCGCTGATACCTCGATCACCCAAGTGGCCAACATCACTGTAAAAGATTCGCGCACCCTGCAAGTCGTTGCTTTCGAGCGCAACATGCTCGGCGCCGTCGACAAGGCCATCCAGAGCGCCGGTTTGAACCTCAATCCGACCAACCTGGGCGAATTGCTGCTGATCTCCATGCCTGCCCTGACCGAAGAAACCCGCAAGGGCTTCACCAAGCAGGCGCGCAGTGCAGCAGAAGACGCACGTGTTGCCGTGCGCAACATCCGTCGTGATGCCTTGGGTGACCTGAAGAAGCTGGTCAAGGACAAGGAAATCAGCGAAGACGAAGAGCGCCGTGCCGTTGCTGATATCGACAAGCTGACTAAAGATGCCGAGGCCCAGATCACCAAGGCCACGGAAGATAAAGAAAAGGACCTGATGGCCGTATAA